CTTCACGTTATTTTTTGATCTCGCTAACAGTTGCGCGATCTGGCGTTGACAAGCCTCGCCCGACTCCTCTAGCCTAAAACCTGAAAACGTTTTCAGGTTTTGATTACAGGAGAGCCGATGAAACCGACAATGATGACCTACATCCATGAAGAGCAGGCGACATTAAGCGCCATGCTGTCTCGCTATCCGTCCGATCTTCCGGTGCTCGGTGGGCAGAAAGAGTGGCTGGTGCTGGCCACGGGCTCCAGCATTAACGCGATCAATAGCGCGAAATACTACGTGGAAAATCTGGCGGACGTTCGTATCTCCGTCGAAGAGCCGTTCCACTTTCAGCATTACGAAAAATTCAGTGAAGCCACCGATCTGGTGATAGGCGTTTCCCAGAGCGGGGAAAGCACCTCGACCCTCAACGCGATTCAACATATTCGCCAGACTCACCCGGTCAAAACGCTGGGCATCACCAGCAAAGCCGAGAGCGAGCTTGCCCGCGCCGTGGACCACGTGATTGATATCGAGATCGGCGAGGAACGTGTGGGCTACGTCACCAAAGGGTACGTTGCTACGATCCTGAAATTTATGCTGCTGGGCGTGTTTGTCGCTCGCCGCAGCGGAAAGATCGACGCTGAACAGGAAGCGGCTGAGCTGCATAAGCTGGACGTGGCGGTGAAATCGATTCCGGGCGTGATTGCCGACACCGAAGCTTTCTTCACCAAATGGCAGGCCGAACTGGCCGCTTCCCCGCGCTTCACCTCAATTGGCTACGGCCGAGCGTCGGCGTGATCAAAGAGATGGAAACCAAGTTTGCCGAGACGATTCGCGTGCCGTCCCAGGGCGTTGAGCTGGAAGCGTTTATGCACGGGCCTTATTTCGAAGTGAATGGCAGCCACCGGATATTCTTTATTGATACGCCGGGCGTGGCTCGCGAGCGTTTATTACTGCTGAAAGCCTATGAACAAAAATATACCGACTACGTGTACACCATCAAATTAGGTGAGGACAACGATCCGCGCACGCTGGCGGTGAAAGCCAATATTGATGAGTTTATTGCCCCGCTGATCATAGTTATCCCTTTCCAGATATTGGCTCACCATATTGCCGAGGCAAAGGGCAATAATCTACCGCAGCGTATCTTTACCGATTTTGGCGTGTCCGTAAAAAGTAAAACGAAGCCAGGCGATTACGCCTGAGGCACAATGTTCCCTACACAATAATAACGTCCCTACCTTGCTACTGAGGAATGATTATGGCTACCTTCAGTCAACTTGCCCGACAGATAATTCAGCATGTCGGCGAGGCAGAAAATATAGAGCATCTTACCCACTGCGCAACCCGTCTGCGTTTTACTATCAAAGATAAAAGTAAGATTAATAAAGATGAGCTTTATAAGTTGCCAGAGGTAGTCAAACTGGTTGAAAACCCAGGGCAATTCCAGATTGTTATTGGGCCAAAAGTTGAAAAAGTCTTTCTGGCTATCACGGCGCAGATGGCAGAACCGTCCTCAGCAGAAGCCTCTGCGCCGCAGGGCTCGATGATTAACCGCCTGCTGGCCACGCTTTCCGCTATCTTCACGCCTTACATCGGCGTGCTGGCGGGCGTGGGGGTGGTGAAAGGGATTGTGGTGTTGCTGCAAACAATGAACCTGGTGGATACCCATTCGTATGTGTTCACCGTGTTCAATGCGCTTTCCAGCGGCGTTTTCGTCATGCTGCCGCTGTTTATCGCGGTAACGGCTGCGGAGCGCTTTAAGGCCAATAAATTTAGCGCCCTGGCGCTGACGGCGGCGATGATTTTCCCGCTGACGGATGCCAGCGTGCCCGGGGCCTTCCACGTTATGGGCCTGGCGCTGAACGTGAAAATCTACGGCGGGGCGGTGATCCCTGCGGTGTTTGCCGTGCTCTTCCTGAGCCACGTCGAACGCTGGCTGAAAAAGGTGATCCCGGAGATCGCCGCGCTGGTATTCGTGCCTTGTTTGTCGCTGATCGTCAGCGGCTTTGTGGTGTTCACCATGATTGGCCCGGTGGCTGACTATGTTGGCGTCGGCATCGCCAACGGCTATGCGTGGCTGTACAACCTCAGCCCGGTGATTTCCGGTGCGCTGTTAGCGGGGATTGGGCAGCTGTTCGTGGTGTTTGGCGTGCACTGGGGCATTATCCCGCTGGCGTTAATTAACATTCAGGTCAACGGCTACGACACCATTATGGCGATGTTTATGTCGGCGGTAATGGGGCAGTTTGGGGCGGTATTTGGTGCCATCTTTATTGCCCGTAACCTGAAAGATAAGCAGATTGCGATTTCCGCTTCGCTCTCCGCCTTCTTCGGCATTACCGAACCGGCGCTGTACGGCGTGAACCTGAAATACCGCATGTTATTTGTTTTCGGCTGCATTGGCGCAGCGCTGGGCGGCGGGATTACCGGCCTCTTGGGCGTGAAAACCTACAGCTTCCTGCCGGTGCTGAACGTGTTCGAGCTAGGGCTGTTTAGCGGGCCGGAATCGAAGATGATTTACGAGGTGATTGCTATCGCGGTGGCGTTTACGGTGCCTGCGGTGTTGACCATTATCTACGGCAAAACCCGCAGGCTGGAACCTGCCTCCCTGGTGGAAGACAGGCGTTAACCTCAGATATACAGGGCGCGAACGATCATAAAGTGCCCGGCAAAGTAGCAGGCGGCGGCAATGGCGCTGTCGCCTCTGAAACGATGCCTATAGTGGCTGACCAGCCAGACAATGTTGCCCAGCAGCAGCAGGCTGGCGCCCACAAATCCGGAGAAACTGGCATCCGTCGGGCGGAAGAAGTAGAGCTCTGCCGCCAGCCAGACCATTACCAGCGTCATACCGATAAACGTCAGGATCGGCACGCGCAGGGCTTCAAGCCGCGTCCAGATTGTGGCAATCAGCAGCGCACCAATAATCAGCAGGGCCAACGGCAGCGGCCAGAAGATAGCTAAGGTCATCTGGCTGGCAAAATAGATGGTATACAGCAGGTGTGAAAGGAAGAAGGCTCCCACGGCGTAGAGCAGGCGCTGAGTGGGCAGCAGCGTGAGCGCATCACCCACCAGCGTCGCCAGCAGGCCGGCGACAATCAGGTAGCCCGTGGCTTCAAACATCGGCGCTTGCCAGGCCAGCAGCAGCAGGAGCAGCAGGGTGACCGGTTTGAAAATCCAGCGCTGCCAGGTGGAGCCGCGCCAGGAAGCATCGATGTAAATCCAGGCTGATAACGCAACAGCAATAAATGACCAAAGCATGGCATATCCTTATTCTAATTGTTGGCGTAACAATATTCAGTCTAGTGGCTAAGCGGCGCAGATGACAACGCCGCAGCGCCAGGGTTATGCTGAAAAGTGTCTGACAATTCGAGAAAAAACTATGAGCAAGCCCCCAATATTCATTATCGCCATCGTGGTAGTCATCGTGGTGGCCGCCTCTTTCCGCTACCTGCAGCAGCGCCGCCAGAGCATCGAAAACGACGCGGCCCCGCTGAGCGTGAAAAAAGTGGTGGTGGCGACCAAGCGTGAAAAGCCGTCGAATGACCGACGCTCGCGCCAGCGGGAAGTAACGCCGCCGGAAGATTCAATACGCTATGAGGTTTGGTTTGCGCCCCAGAGCGGCGGAGTGGATATGAAGATGGTCGTGCAGGCGACGGAATATCATGCGGTAACGGTGGGAGATAAAGGCACGCTGAGCTATAAGGGGACGCGCTTTGTCAGCTTCGTCCCCGAAGAGACTCACTTGCCCTGACGCAGCTTTTTCTGCCAGACCAGCAGCTCAAACACGCCAAAGACAAAAATTTTAGCCTGCTCAAGGCGGCCAAGTGCCGGACCGTCTTTTGGCTGCGTGGCTTTCAGCAGGCTCAGCTGCAGGCCGTGCATAATCACCATAAAGATCAGCGCAACGTTAACAAAGATGTTCAGCGGGCGCGGATAAGGGTGGATCAGGTTAAAAATTAAAAAGCCCCAGACGCAAAACATCAGCAGGCGGCCAAAGTTAATCAGAACGGGCATTATGCGGCTCCTTGAGCTTCACGAATAAACAGACGATAAGCCACCTGACCGGCGACTTTTTCACGGTGTAACGCCCAGCTTGCAGGCACTATCGGCAGACCATTTTCCACTTCACTTTCCACATAGATCAGGGCCTCATCCGCCAGCCAGCCGTTTTTCTCCAGCAGGCTAAGCGTTTCATCCAGCAGCCCCTTACGGAACGGCGGATCGACAAAAACCACGTTATGCGGCGTGCCCGGCTGGGAGAGAACGCTAAGCGTATTGGCGTTGAGCACCTTACCGTTACTGGCTTTTAAGGTAGCCAGGTTCTTTTGCAACTGCTGGGAAACCGCGCGATCCATCTCTATCAGCGTGGCGCTGGCGGCGTAGCGAGAGAGCGCCTCCAGCCCCAGCGCACCGCTGCCGGCAAAGCAGTCGAGGCAGTGTGCATCCACCATCGACGGGGCCAGCCAGTTAAACAGCGTTTCGCGCACGCGATCCGTGGTAGGACGCAGGCCGGGGCTGTCGGGAACCGGAAGTTTTCGACCGCGCCATTGGCCGCCGATGATGCGGATCTGGCCGGAGCCAGCGGATTGGGGTTTCTTCATTGCTCTCACTGCGATGCTATTATTTCCGGCTATTCTAACGGCGCTCGCCCGGCCAGGAAACCTTAATCCACTGGCGTGATGCCGCGCCGGGAAAGTGATAGACTAACGCACTATTTTTTATGCCCGTGGCAAGCAGAATCGGGTCTGTGCCATGAGTTAACAGCGAGGAGTGTGGTCGCAAATGGCGAAAGAGAAAAAACGTGGCTTTTTTTCCTGGCTGGGATTTGGCCAGAAAGAGCAGCAGCCGGAAGCAGAAACAGAACAAAAAGTAACAGAAGAACAACCGGTTACTGAGCAATCCGCCGCGCAGGATGAGCCTCAGCAGCCTCAGGCTGCGGAGCAGGATAAGCTGGATTCAGTTAGTGAGCACTCACTGGAGGAGTCGGAAAAGTTTGCTGAGCAGGTCGTCGAGGTTAACGAGCAGCTCGCAGAACAGGCTGAAGAAAAGACGCTTGTCGCCGAGCCGGAAGTGGCCGCCGAGCCCGAGGTTGTGGTTGAGCCAGAACCTGTTGCGATTATCGAACCAGAGCCTGTTGTCGAACCGGAAGCTGCCGCTGAGCCAAAGGTGGCTGAAGAGCCGGAAGCCATCGAACAACCGGTGGCCGCCGTCGAGCACGAAACGCTGCCGCTGCCGGAAGAAGTAGTCGAAAGCGCGGAGCAGCCGGACGAATGGCAGGCCGAGCAGGACGAGATCGTCAACGAAGAGGTTATCGAAGCCGAAGCGCTGTTTGCGCATCAGGCCGCCGTTGAAGACGAGGCTGAAGCGGTCGCTGAAGAAGCCCCTGAAGAGGAAGCCGTTGAAGAAGCTGCCCCGGTCGCCGCGCAGCAAGAGCAGGAAAAGCCGACTAAAGAAGGCTTCTTTGCTCGCCTGAAGCGCAGCCTGGTGAAAACCAAACAAAATCTTGGTTCCGGATTTATCAGTCTGTTCCGCGGCAAAAAAATCGATGATGATTTGTTTGAAGAGCTGGAAGAGCAGCTGCTGATTGCCGACGTGGGGGTGGAAACCACACGTAAAATCATCACCAATCTTACCGAAGGCGCAAGCCGCAAGCAGCTTCGTGACGCGGAAGCACTTTACGGCCTGCTGAAAGAAGAGATGAGCGATATCCTCGCCAAAGTGGATGAGC
This region of Cedecea lapagei genomic DNA includes:
- a CDS encoding SIS domain-containing protein gives rise to the protein MKPTMMTYIHEEQATLSAMLSRYPSDLPVLGGQKEWLVLATGSSINAINSAKYYVENLADVRISVEEPFHFQHYEKFSEATDLVIGVSQSGESTSTLNAIQHIRQTHPVKTLGITSKAESELARAVDHVIDIEIGEERVGYVTKGYVATILKFMLLGVFVARRSGKIDAEQEAAELHKLDVAVKSIPGVIADTEAFFTKWQAELAASPRFTSIGYGRASA
- a CDS encoding phosphoheptose isomerase family protein, which translates into the protein METKFAETIRVPSQGVELEAFMHGPYFEVNGSHRIFFIDTPGVARERLLLLKAYEQKYTDYVYTIKLGEDNDPRTLAVKANIDEFIAPLIIVIPFQILAHHIAEAKGNNLPQRIFTDFGVSVKSKTKPGDYA
- a CDS encoding PTS transporter subunit EIIC, whose protein sequence is MATFSQLARQIIQHVGEAENIEHLTHCATRLRFTIKDKSKINKDELYKLPEVVKLVENPGQFQIVIGPKVEKVFLAITAQMAEPSSAEASAPQGSMINRLLATLSAIFTPYIGVLAGVGVVKGIVVLLQTMNLVDTHSYVFTVFNALSSGVFVMLPLFIAVTAAERFKANKFSALALTAAMIFPLTDASVPGAFHVMGLALNVKIYGGAVIPAVFAVLFLSHVERWLKKVIPEIAALVFVPCLSLIVSGFVVFTMIGPVADYVGVGIANGYAWLYNLSPVISGALLAGIGQLFVVFGVHWGIIPLALINIQVNGYDTIMAMFMSAVMGQFGAVFGAIFIARNLKDKQIAISASLSAFFGITEPALYGVNLKYRMLFVFGCIGAALGGGITGLLGVKTYSFLPVLNVFELGLFSGPESKMIYEVIAIAVAFTVPAVLTIIYGKTRRLEPASLVEDRR
- a CDS encoding lysoplasmalogenase produces the protein MLWSFIAVALSAWIYIDASWRGSTWQRWIFKPVTLLLLLLLAWQAPMFEATGYLIVAGLLATLVGDALTLLPTQRLLYAVGAFFLSHLLYTIYFASQMTLAIFWPLPLALLIIGALLIATIWTRLEALRVPILTFIGMTLVMVWLAAELYFFRPTDASFSGFVGASLLLLGNIVWLVSHYRHRFRGDSAIAAACYFAGHFMIVRALYI
- a CDS encoding DUF2500 domain-containing protein → MSKPPIFIIAIVVVIVVAASFRYLQQRRQSIENDAAPLSVKKVVVATKREKPSNDRRSRQREVTPPEDSIRYEVWFAPQSGGVDMKMVVQATEYHAVTVGDKGTLSYKGTRFVSFVPEETHLP
- a CDS encoding DUF1145 family protein translates to MPVLINFGRLLMFCVWGFLIFNLIHPYPRPLNIFVNVALIFMVIMHGLQLSLLKATQPKDGPALGRLEQAKIFVFGVFELLVWQKKLRQGK
- the rsmD gene encoding 16S rRNA (guanine(966)-N(2))-methyltransferase: MKKPQSAGSGQIRIIGGQWRGRKLPVPDSPGLRPTTDRVRETLFNWLAPSMVDAHCLDCFAGSGALGLEALSRYAASATLIEMDRAVSQQLQKNLATLKASNGKVLNANTLSVLSQPGTPHNVVFVDPPFRKGLLDETLSLLEKNGWLADEALIYVESEVENGLPIVPASWALHREKVAGQVAYRLFIREAQGAA
- the ftsY gene encoding signal recognition particle-docking protein FtsY — protein: MAKEKKRGFFSWLGFGQKEQQPEAETEQKVTEEQPVTEQSAAQDEPQQPQAAEQDKLDSVSEHSLEESEKFAEQVVEVNEQLAEQAEEKTLVAEPEVAAEPEVVVEPEPVAIIEPEPVVEPEAAAEPKVAEEPEAIEQPVAAVEHETLPLPEEVVESAEQPDEWQAEQDEIVNEEVIEAEALFAHQAAVEDEAEAVAEEAPEEEAVEEAAPVAAQQEQEKPTKEGFFARLKRSLVKTKQNLGSGFISLFRGKKIDDDLFEELEEQLLIADVGVETTRKIITNLTEGASRKQLRDAEALYGLLKEEMSDILAKVDEPLNIEGKTPFVILMVGVNGVGKTTTIGKLARQFEQQGKSVMLAAGDTFRAAAVEQLQVWGQRNNIPVVAQHTGADSASVIFDAIQAAKARNIDVLIADTAGRLQNKSHLMEELKKIVRVMKKLDEDAPHEVMLTLDASTGQNAISQAKLFHEAVGLTGITLTKLDGTAKGGVIFSVADQFGIPIRYIGVGEQISDLRPFNAGDFIEALFARED